A window of Phycodurus eques isolate BA_2022a chromosome 5, UOR_Pequ_1.1, whole genome shotgun sequence contains these coding sequences:
- the kbtbd13b gene encoding kelch repeat and BTB domain-containing protein 13, with protein sequence MSSHGSESENNNRDVDLGGDCRPGSPATARLTVVVEDTRFSEEKTLLVQSCDYFGALYRSGMRECRQEEIHLQCLHARGFFITLAVMRGEALGLDADDIVEAIQCAAFLQASPLTRHLVDLVDSDNCLLMFHTAATFGLLELYHAAALYIRNMYADIEVEVRQTLPSELISFVESLTPSAFVAVGAHVTCGTSENIHAASRTVCYLDETGNTWKTLTDLPLEASTSMAGVTVLDNKLYVVGGVRGLHKDVVDTCFCYDVEKNIWTELAGPGQPRFNLGLIGQNGHLYAIGGEYERIVMSSVEILDVQTGRWRFAAHLPRPAAGAACTKVTRRIFVCLWRPMETTEIHEYVPSTDEWRLVTSLIRRQSYGHCMVGHRDDLYVMRNGPSDDFLRCVMDCYNLSTGQWTSLPGHFANSKGSLFTAVVRCDSVFTLNRSATLEYVVHGKTWKPRRQMKGFPRSGSVWTFLLRLPMVQIHSTND encoded by the coding sequence ATGTCGTCACACGGCAGCGAATCTGAAAACAACAACCGCGATGTCGACTTGGGCGGTGATTGTCGGCCTGGTAGTCCCGCCACTGCCAGGCTGACGGTGGTGGTGGAGGATACTCGCTTCTCAGAGGAGAAAACTCTGCTGGTCCAGAGCTGTGACTACTTTGGCGCCCTTTACCGCTCAGGGATGAGGGAGTGTCGCCAGGAGGAGATCCACCTCCAGTGCCTGCACGCTCGTGGCTTCTTCATCACTTTGGCGGTCATGCGAGGCGAGGCGCTTGGTTTGGATGCCGACGACATCGTGGAGGCCATCCAATGCGCGGCTTTCCTGCAGGCGTCACCACTCACCAGGCACCTGGTGGACCTCGTGGACTCCGACAACTGCTTGCTCatgttccacaccgccgccaCATTTGGCCTCCTGGAGCTATACCACGCCGCTGCGCTGTACATCCGTAATATGTACGCCGACATAGAGGTGGAAGTAAGGCAGACTTTGCCATCGGAACTGATTTCTTTCGTGGAGTCGCTGACCCCAAGCGCTTTCGTGGCCGTCGGTGCCCATGTCACCTGCGGCACGAGTGAAAACATCCACGCCGCCTCCAGGACCGTCTGCTACCTGGATGAAACCGGGAATACATGGAAAACTCTGACCGATCTCCCCCTGGAGGCCAGCACCTCCATGGCGGGCGTGACCGTCCTGGACAACAAGCTCTATGTCGTCGGCGGTGTCCGCGGTCTCCACAAAGACGTCGTCGACACATGCTTCTGCTACGACGTTGAAAAGAACATCTGGACCGAGCTGGCCGGTCCCGGCCAGCCACGCTTCAACCTCGGCCTCATCGGCCAAAATGGCCACCTCTACGCCATTGGAGGAGAGTATGAGCGGATCGTGATGTCGTCTGTGGAAATACTGGATGTCCAGACCGGCAGATGGAGGTTCGCTGCCCACTTGCCTCGGCCAGCGGCGGGGGCGGCGTGCACCAAAGTCACGAGGAGAATTTTTGTGTGCTTGTGGCGGCCCATGGAGACCACTGAGATCCACGAGTATGTTCCGAGTACGGACGAGTGGCGTCTGGTCACCAGCCTCATCCGACGCCAGAGCTACGGCCACTGCATGGTGGGCCACAGGGACGATCTGTACGTGATGCGCAACGGGCCGTCGGACGACTTCCTGAGGTGCGTGATGGACTGTTACAACCTGAGCACGGGCCAGTGGACCTCTCTGCCGGGACACTTCGCCAACAGCAAGGGTTCGCTCTTCACTGCCGTGGTCCGATGCGACTCTGTCTTCACGCTCAACAGGAGCGCCACGCTGGAGTATGTTGTCCACGGGAAGACCTGGAAACCGCGACGCCAGATGAAAGGTTTCCCCCGGAGTGGATCAGTGTGGACGTTCTTGCTCAGGCTACCAATGGTCCAAATACATTCGACAAATGATTGA